Proteins encoded in a region of the Apostichopus japonicus isolate 1M-3 chromosome 19, ASM3797524v1, whole genome shotgun sequence genome:
- the LOC139960523 gene encoding small ribosomal subunit protein uS4 has protein sequence MPKTVCSKVYATPRRPFEKERLDQELKLIGEYGLKNKREVWRVKYTLAKIRKAARDLLTLEEKESKRLFEGNALLRRLVRTGVLEESKMKLDYVLGLRVEDFLERRLQTQVFKLGLAKSIHHARVLIRQRHIRVRKQVVNIPSFVVRLDSQKHIDFSLNSPYGGGRPGRVKRKNAKKGQDGGGGEEEEDED, from the exons ATGCCGAAAACAGTGTGCAGTAAAGTTTACGCCACTCCAAGGCGACCCTTTGAGAAGGAACGGCTTGACCAGGAGTTGAAGCTCATTGGTGAATATGGACTGAAGAACAAACGTGAAGTTTGGCGTGTCAAGTACACCTTGGCTAAGATCAGGAAAGCTGCCCGTGATCTCCTTACCCTGGAAGAGAAGGAATCGAAACGTTTATTTGAAG GTAATGCCCTTCTGCGTCGTCTGGTCCGTACCGGTGTCCTCGAGGAGTCCAAGATGAAGCTGGATTACGTGCTCGGTCTCCGAGTAGAAGACTTCTTGGAAAGACGTCTCCAGACCCAGGTGTTCAAGCTAGGGTTGGCCAAGAGTATCCATCACGCCCGTGTGCTCATTAGGCAGCGTCACATCCG AGTTCGTAAACAGGTGGTCAACATCCCATCCTTTGTGGTTCGCCTGGATTCTCAGAAGCACATCGACTTCTCCCTGAACTCACCGTACGGCGGTGGACGACCTGGACGTGTCAAGCGTAAGAACGCCAAGAAGGGACAAGATGGAGGTGGaggagaagaagaggaagatgaAGATTAA